In Lycium barbarum isolate Lr01 chromosome 9, ASM1917538v2, whole genome shotgun sequence, the DNA window tacggccgagttaaattctcggggtagcctatttacaggggaaatgctgcccaaatttctgtagaattaagggcgaaattggaatttaatgcccaaaaagtctttagctaatgtttggcattttatggcttgtttatagatcgtgggcagcccgaatcataggttggatttatcttgagtttggatcgtattggagagcgtttgaggtatgtaaagtaatcttccttcttcggcatgccttagttaaaataggctatgatataagcctcgaggaaactctattctcacaatccgagcatgtttatgaatcgcatttgttctttggcatccttgccttgtcatggcaaaagattgatccttatgttcttggaatccataatttgtaaagattacatgaaagctgatttttgttttgaagttcattctttagcgattccaaaacttcaaacgcccataatttcctcagaaaagctcggattgctttgaaattttcgtaggagtttgtatgatataaaatgagtatgtttttcataggcgggctcagttcgggtctatactcgtccgtgggtcccgcgacgccctttttgaaattcgacaactttgaaacaaaaagtgataattattattccgatttcgaatatgactattttacttatccttcagatttataataatgattttatgcatatgattcctcactactccgctcgtgcctactgtgatgtcgttcaccggttcccgggccggttctgttgtcgtgcgctttgtgatacattccggtgttatgctgtgattatggttcaccgtgctcctcgctcgagggccgggttccacttatgtttggcgttatgctgtgttgtgaagtgtgacggggattcagagatttgaaaccttctggtgttatgctgtgttgtggcgccatcaacaggcgggcgaccacattttcctgtgccctatgcataatttatactttggaaataaacattttgatatttttttttgatatgtattattttttctatatatctgattcgattattgttcagatttatttctgtaccttctgctttgcatactcagtacatatttcgtactgacccccttctccgggggctgcgtttcatgcccgcaggtacggacgcacagcctggtgatccatctatttaggacaccctttctgctattcggagtgctcctctctttccggagcttatacttttggtatatatattaattagtgcatttgtatatattcgttcatgggtacggcagggccctgtcccgtcatatgattctgtcggtctgtttagaggtctgtggacatgtttgtgggttagggtctttctgtatggatgtatgtacatgtcgtttgggcgatcccatacgccgaggcggccggtccgcatatgtttatatattgcttggttagccctgtgtggcttttgttggtattttctgcgtgcagggtatattggatagtccgtaaaacaaaggaaactctgccgaaatttttctggaaattacctaaatttgaaataaagccttgtcggcttccgccatatactagaatgagttgatagaatttgagataatatttgatagatgggttcgggtgcccagatcgggcactagtcacggcctacggggttgagtcgtgacaggttccacatatatttggtgttatactgtgtatggcgttatgttgtgatgtgatatgtgacggggatacggagatttgaaaccttctggtgttatgctgtgttatggcgccattgatgggcgggcgaccatattcttctgtaccttatgcatgacttatattttgaaagtaaacattttgatatgttgaatttctacttatgttctgtactactatttcttttatgcctcagatttgttctttgtatcttctgctttacatactcagtacatatttcgtactgacccccctttcttcgggggggctgcgtttcatgcccgcaggtacagacgcacagtttggtgatccaccagtttaggataccctcttctgctgtttggagtgctcctcttattccggagcctacattttggtatatatattcggtctttgcatatgtatatatttgttcacgggtacggcggggccctgtcccgccatatgatacggttggtctgtttagaggtctgtagacgtacatgtgggttgtgcctacttctgttcagatgtgtttgtatgatcctactcgttatggcagccttgtcggcgtgcattttgtatatgttttggggccgttgcaggggcggagccaggatttttatCAAGGGTGTTCATATTTTAGGACAGGAGATGTGTGAGGGGGGAAAAAAACAACGCATGAAAAAAACACAATGCCTCTGCCAACTATCAATATGGCCCAGTATTGCGTCAAAATAGTTGCAACAGTGAATTATTCATTTAAGCTCCCATCGACACTCTACCCCTTCATAGAATTTATTACGAAATAAGCTCTACCATAGAACACTTTATCTAATGCAAGCTAAAGAATAAATAAGTAACTTACACGTTCAATGGCCTCAATCTCTTCAGGTGTAATGGTCACAGCTTGTAGGAAGGAAAAACAAAAGAGTGTGACGTCGAGTCTTCAGGTGTAATTGTCCAAGCAATTTATCTGCAGTGTATCTCAACCGAAGATCATGAAATTCAAATTTGATAGGAAGGAAAAACAAAAGAGTTGTAACATCAAGTTAGAATATGAAAAAATAGAATGGAGTCGGGAAGATACTTGTACAAAATAAAATTAACATAAAGAAGTCAACAACAAAATATGCTATTACAAACTAATAAATTACAATTGCACTCGACGAGTTTTCATCCCTTGAAATGtttttataatacactcattAGAAACATCTTTAAATACTTTTTTTTCCACATAAGGCACTATGCAACCATCTAAGAATTCATCGTCCATTCGATTCCGCAAGTCATTCTTAATAAACTTCATCGCAGAAAAAGCTCTTTCAACTGTTGCAGTGGCAACTGGTAGAAGCAAAGCAAACTTCACCAAAAGGAATACAAGAGAATAGTTTAAATGCTTCTTTGTCTCAACTAACTTTCTTGAAAGTTCCCCAAGTCCACCTAAATTGGAGAACCTTTTGTCAATATCACGAACATCAATAATGTAATTAGCAAGTTGATTCTCAAGGGCCCTCATGCTAAATCCATCAAATTCATCAGGATATAATTCAGCCATTCTCACTATTTTTGTTATGTCAAAACTAGAAAATGAATCAATTGGATTCAAGCAAGCTACTCCATTTAGCAAATCACTAGTCACCTCATTGAAACGCTCATTGAGTTCTTGTAGCTGCCAATCAATAATTTTATAAAACAAATCCACACGATAATGATGCAAAGTAGTGTAATCAACTACTTTACGTCGTGATCTTCCAGAGTTAGCATATGGATCATCATAATTAGGCAATGAAATTTTATGCTTGATACAAAAAGTTTCTACCTTTTCTTTAAGTGAATCCCATCCAGAATGCTTTTCTAAGAGAGAATCCCATTCATTATCTCTTAAAGCTTGCAACCTTCTCTTACAAACCTTAACAAGAATCATGGCATTTGCAATATCTTGTTCCTTTTTTTGTAATGACACATTAAGATCATATGTGATTCCTAAAACATCGGTCATCAAATGCAACAAGAAAACAGTCTCAAATGTTTGACAACTTCTAAGAAATCCCGAGGCACTAGCTCTTTCATCCGGAGTACTTGCATTTACAACAAGAGCATCAAGTACATCAACAATAGAGGCAAAGTTACTAATAAAGTTTCCAAACGACTTGTAGTGAGATCCCCAACGAGTATCACCGGCTTTAATAAGGCCAAGTTCTTGATTCAGGCCTCTACCCGTTTCTAGCTCACCCATATCTAATGCTTCCCGGAGTTTTTGTTTTTGAGATTCTCGAAATCCATCCACACGTTTAAAAGAAGCTCCCAACACATTCAAAACATTTGAAACCAAGAGTACAAGTTCTCCCACTTGAACACACTTTTTAGAAACCGCAACAAGAGttagttgaagttgatgagcAAAACAATGAACGGAATGAGCCGGTCTACTTTCTTGTTTGATCAACGTTTTAAGACCACCAAGCTCACCTTGCATATTGCTTGCCCCATCATAACATTGCCCCCGTACATAAGACAAAGTTAAAGAATGGTGAGCGAGTACATCCACAATTGCTTTCTTTAGAGATAACGCACTAGTATCTTTAACATGAACAAGTCCAATAAATGCCTCCATCACAAATCCCCTTTTATCAACATATCGTAAACAAATAGCCATTTGCTCTTTGCGTGACACATCTCTAGATTCATCAACCAATAGAGCAAAGTAGTCACCATTTAAGTCCTCTATTATAGCCTTAATTGTTTCAATCTTACAAGCACTCACAATATCTTTCTGGATATCATGAGAagtcattttattattttttggaGCTTTTCCTAACACATAAGGTTGAATTTGATCACATTTATCCGCGTACCATGAAAGAACTTCAAGAAAATTACCTTTGTTCAATGACAATTCACTCTCATCATGACCGCGAAGTGCCAAACCTTGATTCAAGAGAAGTCGTACCACATCGATTGAAGCATTTAAGCGAACCCAATATTCATGCTTATCTTTATCATCCAACTTGTAAAATGCAGCCTGAATGGATTGTTCTTCTCGCATTAGATCTTCACACATTCTTTTTGATTGATTATGAACACTATTTGGTGGACCAACGTGCGATAGCAAGCTATCCTTTCTATACCAATTTTTAAACCCTTTAGTCGAAAATACATTACCACCACCTTGATGAATGCTTTCACCTTGAAACAAATAACAAGGCAAACAATAAGCTGCATCTGCACTTGTACTATATTCCAACCAATCAGGAAATTCATCAAACCATTTAGAAACAAAACGACGTGGTATTCCAGAAATATCAGTTTTAGGAAACTTATGATCCTTAGGTTGGCAAGGACCTTTTTTAATGTATGCCCTCCTTACCTCATCACGAATGTTTGGATGATAATCCAAAAT includes these proteins:
- the LOC132611722 gene encoding uncharacterized protein LOC132611722, with the protein product MEKYFQKVPKKSLVSHSSQNENQLGRDENANQAEIPSSHSSQRQEFDVNDLKADPTERTRILDYHPNIRDEVRRAYIKKGPCQPKDHKFPKTDISGIPRRFVSKWFDEFPDWLEYSTSADAAYCLPCYLFQGESIHQGGGNVFSTKGFKNWYRKDSLLSHVGPPNSVHNQSKRMCEDLMREEQSIQAAFYKLDDKDKHEYWVRLNASIDVVRLLLNQGLALRGHDESELSLNKGNFLEVLSWYADKCDQIQPYVLGKAPKNNKMTSHDIQKDIVSACKIETIKAIIEDLNGDYFALLVDESRDVSRKEQMAICLRYVDKRGFVMEAFIGLVHVKDTSALSLKKAIVDVLAHHSLTLSYVRGQCYDGASNMQGELGGLKTLIKQESRPAHSVHCFAHQLQLTLVAVSKKCVQVGELVLLVSNVLNVLGASFKRVDGFRESQKQKLREALDMGELETGRGLNQELGLIKAGDTRWGSHYKSFGNFISNFASIVDVLDALVVNASTPDERASASGFLRSCQTFETVFLLHLMTDVLGITYDLNVSLQKKEQDIANAMILVKVCKRRLQALRDNEWDSLLEKHSGWDSLKEKVETFCIKHKISLPNYDDPYANSGRSRRKVVDYTTLHHYRVDLFYKIIDWQLQELNERFNEVTSDLLNGVACLNPIDSFSSFDITKIVRMAELYPDEFDGFSMRALENQLANYIIDVRDIDKRFSNLGGLGELSRKLVETKKHLNYSLVFLLVKFALLLPVATATVERAFSAMKFIKNDLRNRMDDEFLDGCIVPYVEKKVFKDVSNECIIKTFQGMKTRRVQL